One genomic segment of Flavobacteriaceae bacterium includes these proteins:
- a CDS encoding type IV secretion system DNA-binding domain-containing protein: MIHDILDSISDGLDAILQWIVGGKHAYKGKLGNSRKVLKYKHRKGNGIRIGEKFISMKQSLHGGLLLIGKTGIGKTSKIFAQQLFGASKMVDTSFVVFDQTKQARDMAMPYMEQELGYDEDIINFADATQSTVGWNPIENLPLDRINRFSEELVAIEGGTNVKEPIWNNTASAIIGMMIWLLKYIQAELGTNRYTNLYNVRYLVTLIQANVKKMNVLVAKYGDDMLYTSYRGLIKNDAKFLNSALSNTLSVLKNWQDENVIKTTARTTLDMGSYRDEKRILWIQSSVMAQDYLKGLNSLFLKEWFTQIIEAGIPTKTDNVIAFLVDEAGSLKTKNKQFIPFISSQIRKYKAYGIWGYQSFSQCQDLYTQQGAETLKANTGSVLYLGGTNLATATEISKSLGKYSYKENDRTHHREVLTPQEVMHKNTKDGGIFISSGQPPMLLKRIKAYYQNKKINTWAEEQAPPIQGGFQQMPPLLPVDEFIGNTDSNTSDNG; encoded by the coding sequence ATGATACATGATATTTTAGATAGTATAAGTGATGGTTTAGATGCCATTTTACAATGGATTGTCGGCGGAAAACACGCCTACAAAGGCAAACTGGGTAATTCCAGAAAGGTTTTGAAATACAAACACCGCAAAGGTAATGGTATCCGTATTGGTGAGAAATTTATCTCCATGAAACAAAGTTTACATGGTGGACTTTTACTCATTGGAAAAACTGGTATTGGTAAAACTTCTAAAATTTTTGCACAGCAATTATTTGGTGCATCAAAAATGGTGGATACCTCCTTTGTAGTTTTTGACCAAACGAAACAGGCAAGAGATATGGCGATGCCTTATATGGAACAAGAATTGGGCTATGATGAGGATATTATCAATTTCGCCGATGCCACCCAATCCACAGTCGGTTGGAATCCTATCGAAAACCTACCATTAGATAGAATTAACCGTTTTTCAGAGGAACTCGTGGCTATTGAAGGTGGTACTAATGTCAAAGAACCGATTTGGAACAATACCGCTTCAGCTATTATTGGAATGATGATTTGGCTTTTAAAGTACATACAAGCAGAATTAGGCACCAATAGATATACCAACCTTTACAATGTTCGCTATCTGGTAACACTCATACAGGCAAACGTAAAAAAAATGAATGTCTTGGTAGCAAAATATGGGGATGATATGCTCTATACCAGTTATCGAGGGCTGATAAAAAACGATGCCAAATTTTTAAATTCTGCATTGTCTAATACACTTTCAGTTTTAAAGAATTGGCAAGATGAGAACGTCATAAAAACCACAGCACGTACTACATTAGATATGGGTTCGTATCGTGATGAGAAACGTATTTTATGGATTCAAAGTAGCGTGATGGCACAGGATTATCTCAAAGGGCTTAATTCCTTATTCCTCAAAGAATGGTTTACCCAAATTATTGAAGCTGGAATTCCTACAAAAACCGATAATGTCATCGCTTTTTTAGTGGATGAAGCGGGAAGTTTGAAAACCAAAAACAAGCAGTTTATTCCTTTTATTAGCTCTCAAATTCGTAAGTATAAAGCATACGGAATATGGGGTTATCAGTCCTTTAGTCAATGCCAAGACCTCTATACCCAACAAGGTGCAGAAACTCTAAAAGCCAACACAGGCAGTGTTTTATATCTCGGAGGAACAAACTTGGCTACAGCCACAGAGATTAGTAAATCCCTTGGGAAATATTCGTATAAAGAAAATGATCGTACCCATCATAGGGAAGTATTAACCCCACAGGAAGTCATGCATAAAAATACCAAAGACGGTGGTATTTTTATTAGTAGTGGACAACCTCCAATGCTTTTAAAACGCATTAAGGCGTATTACCAAAATAAGAAAATCAATACGTGGGCAGAAGAGCAAGCACCACCAATTCAAGGTGGCTTCCAGCAAATGCCACCACTACTTCCTGTAGATGAGTTTATTGGTAATACGGATTCAAACACCTCTGACAATGGCTAA
- a CDS encoding DUF2958 domain-containing protein gives MKLITEELKKRFTEIGDQSEDKNPIIVTKFFDPCGSATWYATEYNSETNTCFGYVSGLVPDMPICDEWGAFSIDELESAQRQFPKIIFGNQEYIPEVRYGIERDIHFKETRFNQLIEKQHLIKSEKNTSNKLKERLDSLEVDSQDVSKDHGFEIEF, from the coding sequence ATGAAATTGATAACAGAAGAATTAAAAAAACGATTTACTGAGATTGGCGATCAATCAGAAGACAAAAACCCTATTATCGTTACCAAATTTTTTGACCCCTGTGGTTCGGCAACATGGTATGCAACAGAATATAACTCCGAAACAAATACGTGTTTTGGATATGTAAGTGGTTTGGTTCCCGATATGCCAATCTGTGATGAATGGGGAGCTTTTTCTATTGATGAATTGGAATCAGCACAGAGACAATTTCCAAAGATTATTTTTGGAAATCAGGAATACATTCCTGAAGTAAGATATGGAATAGAAAGAGATATACATTTTAAGGAAACTCGTTTCAATCAACTTATTGAAAAACAACATCTTATTAAATCTGAAAAGAATACATCCAATAAACTCAAAGAACGGCTTGATTCCCTAGAAGTAGACAGCCAAGACGTGTCTAAAGACCATGGATTTGAAATCGAATTCTAA